The following proteins come from a genomic window of Leisingera daeponensis DSM 23529:
- the gstA gene encoding glutathione transferase GstA has product MKLYYKPGACPLASHIALYETGRPFDIEAVDTAAGRTESGADYRAINPKGYVPALGLDDGSILTEGAAVLQYIADSHPEAGLAPAAGTLARARMQEQLNWIGSELHKAFSPLFREDTSEAGKDDARSAVAGKFDFIEAQLADGREWLVEGRFSVADAYLFVVSNWANFTGIDLARWPNLAAFVGRSAARPSAQAAMRAEGLIQ; this is encoded by the coding sequence ATGAAACTCTACTACAAACCCGGTGCCTGCCCGCTGGCCAGCCATATCGCCCTGTATGAAACCGGCCGCCCGTTTGACATCGAAGCGGTCGATACCGCGGCGGGACGGACCGAAAGCGGTGCGGATTACCGTGCGATCAACCCCAAAGGCTATGTTCCGGCCCTGGGCCTGGACGATGGCAGCATCCTGACCGAAGGGGCGGCGGTTTTGCAGTATATCGCGGACAGCCACCCGGAGGCAGGTCTGGCGCCGGCGGCGGGCACCTTGGCCCGGGCCCGGATGCAAGAACAGCTCAACTGGATCGGGAGCGAGCTGCACAAGGCCTTTAGCCCGCTGTTCCGCGAGGACACGTCCGAAGCCGGCAAAGACGACGCGCGCAGCGCTGTTGCGGGCAAGTTCGATTTTATCGAGGCCCAGCTGGCGGATGGCCGCGAGTGGCTGGTCGAGGGCCGGTTTTCGGTGGCGGATGCCTATCTGTTCGTGGTCTCGAACTGGGCGAACTTCACCGGCATCGACCTGGCCCGCTGGCCCAATCTGGCCGCCTTTGTCGGCCGCAGTGCTGCCCGCCCGTCGGCCCAGGCTGCAATGCGCGCAGAGGGGCTGATCCAGTGA
- a CDS encoding nuclear transport factor 2 family protein, producing the protein MTPAGHKQVGALMEAYFEGLHQADSALLRKVFHPQLAYICATEGDELYLDLETYMARVDGRVPPAKRGDPREEEILEIAFASGRLARVSARMTMMGRDFHDLLTLVRYGAEWRIVAKVFSYVPRKD; encoded by the coding sequence GTGACGCCCGCCGGCCACAAACAGGTCGGCGCACTGATGGAGGCCTATTTCGAGGGCCTCCATCAAGCCGACAGCGCCCTGCTGCGCAAGGTCTTCCACCCGCAGCTGGCCTACATCTGCGCCACCGAAGGCGACGAGCTGTATCTGGATCTTGAGACTTACATGGCCCGCGTCGACGGGCGTGTGCCGCCGGCCAAACGCGGCGACCCGCGCGAGGAGGAGATTCTGGAGATTGCCTTTGCCAGCGGCCGGCTGGCCCGTGTCAGCGCCCGGATGACCATGATGGGGCGGGATTTCCACGACCTGCTGACCCTTGTCCGCTACGGTGCCGAATGGCGTATCGTGGCCAAAGTGTTTTCCTATGTTCCGCGAAAGGACTGA